The genomic stretch CGGATAGCGCGCACGGCTTGCGGGCTGACGCCCATGCGCGCGGCGATATCCACCACGCGGCGGTCCTGCCAGTAGATGGCGTAGAGCACGGTTTTCTGCTTCGGTGTGAGCGCCTGCAGGGCTATTTCGAGCTCGGCGTGGATGGCCGGTTCCGCTGTGGGTTTCCCTTTGCGCAAGCACTGCTCGGCGAGGTAGGCCGTAATCTCATCGCTGAGCGACTGGTTATGGGCGGGATCCGGCGGCGCGATGCGCCGGGAGGTGCGGCCGAAGTTGTGCACGCGCCACTTGAGCATGGTGCACATGTAGGCTTCGAAGTTGCCGTTGCGCCGGTAGTCATACTCGTAGAGCAACTCCAGAAAGAGGCGCTGCACCTCCTGGCGGGCGTCTTCAGCTTCCGAAGGCCGGAAGCTCCGCTTCAGACGCCGTATCTGGCGCTCCATCGGCAGACGCAAGCGGTCCATGAGCAGCATCTGGGCGGTGGTGTTGCCCTGCTTTGCCGCTTGCACCGTGACGAACAGTTCGTCAGGCAGATTTTGCCCGCGGCGCGGCTGCGCGGGCGTGGGCTCTTTCGCCACAGGCGCCGCTTTTGCCAACGGCGTCGCATTCATTAAGGGCATTGTCGCTGCCATTGCTCTTTCCTCTCCTTCGTTAGCTGGAACGGTTTCTGGTATGTAACGTTGGGTCGTATTGCGTAGGATCGTTTGGTGTAGGGGCGTTTCGCGAGGCGTGGTGCAGAGGCGCTTCACGAGGTGTAGGGGCGCTTCGCGAAGCGCCCCTACGGCGCCCCTACGGCGTCGGACGTTCATCCGCATGTTGGGGGTTTTCCCGTTCGTCCTTCGGTCCTTCGACAAGCTCAGGACGAACGGTACGTACCATGCGCTCGGGATCCCTTGCTGTCGGCTCATGCTTGCGGCTCCCCTCATGCGAACACGCGGATCACGCCCACCACCTTGCCGAGAATGG from Chloroflexota bacterium encodes the following:
- a CDS encoding sigma-70 family RNA polymerase sigma factor; protein product: MAATMPLMNATPLAKAAPVAKEPTPAQPRRGQNLPDELFVTVQAAKQGNTTAQMLLMDRLRLPMERQIRRLKRSFRPSEAEDARQEVQRLFLELLYEYDYRRNGNFEAYMCTMLKWRVHNFGRTSRRIAPPDPAHNQSLSDEITAYLAEQCLRKGKPTAEPAIHAELEIALQALTPKQKTVLYAIYWQDRRVVDIAARMGVSPQAVRAIRQRAEKILRRHLEACGAAP